A DNA window from Acropora palmata chromosome 12, jaAcrPala1.3, whole genome shotgun sequence contains the following coding sequences:
- the LOC141859549 gene encoding uncharacterized protein LOC141859549: protein MTVTLTQEKRDQLESLCTEAMNGEDLSIRFVAKVIGKVVSALPGMEFGRLHYRNLERDKIYALSANQGDYDALMQLSPAAKEELRWWCDNVGHGYRRIQHASYSHSFQVDASDSGWGIACTTDKSLQSHGFWSQEQRSFHINVRELYVVFICLTVFCKEMSDTHIRFEIDNTTAVSYVNGMGGCKSAACNEVAKKIWDWCIQRGLWLSAVHIPGTMNVKADALSRRHYSDHEWMLNNAMFSRLCKIFPGLTIDLFASILNHRLPRYVSWGPDSQAFSVDAFDISWKGQKFYAFPPFSLIPRCLGKVVCDQAEGVLVVSAWPTQTCYTRIVQMLHGDGLHERDESASTPIGSADSQHAGSFEVDGLPSIRRYYQMQGFSEHITNVLVKSWRPATQKQYSVYIKKWAIFCGARKIAPFSPDLSNVLEFLYTLLNLSYSSIS from the coding sequence ATGACAGTGACTTTAACTCAGGAGAAGAGGGACCAATTAGAATCCCTCTGTACTGAGGCTATGAATGGGGAAGATTTGTCAATTCGCTTTGTTGCTAAGGTCATTGGCAAAGTTGTATCTGCCTTACCAGGAATGGAGTTTGGGAGATTGCACTATCGTAATCTCGAGAGGGATAAAATATATGCCTTATCAGCAAATCAAGGAGATTATGATGCTCTTATGCAACTATCTCCTGCTGCCAAAGAAGAACTAAGATGGTGGTGTGATAACGTTGGACATGGGTATCGTAGAATCCAACATGCCTCTTATTCCCATAGTTTTCAGGTTGATGCTAGTGACAGCGGCTGGGGTATCGCTTGCACTACTGACAAATCCCTCCAGTCCCACGGGTTTTGGTCCCAGGAACAAAGATCCTTTCATATCAATGTAAGAGAATTGTATGTTGTGTTTATTTGCCTGactgttttttgcaaagagatGAGTGACACCCATATTAGGTTTGAGATTGACAACACTACTGCTGTTTCTTATGTGAATGGTATGGGTGGCTGCAAGTCAGCCGCCTGCAATGAAGTGGCCAAGAAAATATGGGACTGGTGTATTCAGAGAGGTTTATGGTTAAGCGCTGTGCATATACCGGGCACCATGAATGTTAAGGCGGATGCATTGTCCAGGAGGCACTATTCTGATCATGAATGGATGCTCAATAATGCCATGTTCTCCAGGCTTTGTAAGATTTTCCCAGGTCTCACCATTGACCTGTTTGCGTCAATTTTGAACCATCGTTTACCTCGTTATGTTTCATGGGGTCCCGATTCTCAAGCGTTTTCAGTTGATGCCTTTGATATATCATGGAAAGGTCAAAAGTTTTACGCCTTTCCTCCATTTAGTTTGATCCCACGTTGCTTGGGGAAAGTGGTCTGCGACCAAGCGGAAGGTGTGTTAGTGGTGTCAGCATGGCCCACTCAAACGTGTTACACCAGAATTGTACAGATGTTGCATGGTGATGGTCTGCACGAAAGAGACGAGTCTGCTAGTACACCCATCGGGTCCGCGGACTCACAACATGCAGGGTCGTTTGAAGTTGATGGCTTGCCAAGTATCAGGAGATACTACCAAATGCAGGGCTTTTCTGAACACATTACCAACGTACTTGTCAAGTCATGGAGACCTGCCACTCAGAAACAGTACTCAGTTTATATTAAGAAATGGGCTATATTCTGTGGTGCAAGGAAAATTGCTCCATTTTCGCCAGATTTAAGCAATGTGTTGGAGTTCTTGTATACTTTACTTAACCTATCATACTCTTCAATCTCTTAA